The DNA segment AATCGTTATCCCGAAGTAGGCCCTTCACCGAGTAGAGAGCACGTCCCACATGGTGCTCTTTCCGGTGTCCAAAGGAGGCAGTGCCGTCCTTTCTCGCCTGAAATTCCCCTCTGGGCACGCCTCACCGAGGCACGCCAGCATGACACCGCCAGACAGCTCATCGGACCCCATGAGCGAAACCGAGTTCGAGACTCGCCTTCGGGACCTCATTATCGAGGCTCGTGACAGAAATGCGCCGGTCTATGGCGCGTATTCTATCCGTTCTCCCGACCCGAACCGTCAGGACTACGATGTTCTGATCACCGAGGTCGCCAACGCAGGAGACCACCACTCGTTCGGCGATATCAGCGAGTAGCTCACCGTTTGGGGTGGCGGAAGGGACCCCTCTGGATATCCAGGCCGCCGTTTTATACCACCCACACCCCCCGTTACGGACGTCCCTGTCCGCATGAATACGCTGTCGAAGACTCATCTCCGATTATTCCATACTGTACAGAGGGGATCCCGATGACCGTCATCATGGACGTTACCGTGCCCGCCGAGGATTTCGAGCTCGGGCGCTCCCTTCAGCCCACCGAAGCGGGGGCACGGTGTGAACTCGAACGCATGATTCCTACTACCGACCGGATCGTGCCGTACTTCTGGGTTTACGATACCGACGCGAAGACACTCGAAGCAGCACTCTCGGCCGATGAGAACGTTCTCGAAGTCACGCTCCTCGACGAGTACGACGACCAAGCTCTCTTCCGAATCGCGTGGCCAACCGATGTCGACGAACTGGTTCAGATACTCAACCATCACGAAGCCGCGATACTCGAAGCCATCGGAACGTCCCATCGCTGGAACTTCCAGCTGCGCTTCCCCGATACGGCGGATATCTCCGCGTTCCGCGCCGACTGTGAGCAAGCCAGCGTACGACTCGACCTCAAACGGCTCTCCCATCCAAGCGAGCCGGAGAACGACGCCTCGGGATTGACACCCCTCCAGCGCGAGACGTTGCTTTCGGCGCTCGAAGCCGGTTATTTCGACATTCCACGACGGATCACCACCGAAGAACTCGCCGAAACCCTGGGTATCTCCGACCAAGCGCTCAACGAACGTCTCCGGCGAGGCCATTCGACGATCCTCACGTC comes from the Halococcus hamelinensis 100A6 genome and includes:
- a CDS encoding helix-turn-helix domain-containing protein, yielding MTVIMDVTVPAEDFELGRSLQPTEAGARCELERMIPTTDRIVPYFWVYDTDAKTLEAALSADENVLEVTLLDEYDDQALFRIAWPTDVDELVQILNHHEAAILEAIGTSHRWNFQLRFPDTADISAFRADCEQASVRLDLKRLSHPSEPENDASGLTPLQRETLLSALEAGYFDIPRRITTEELAETLGISDQALNERLRRGHSTILTSLLVAEASN